TGACGCCGGCAGCTTCGTGCCCGCGCCGCCGCGGGCGGCGGTGAGCTGCGGCTGGGTCAGGAACAGGGTGCCGGTGAGGTCGGCGCCGGTGAGGTCGGCGTCGCGCAGGTCGGTGCCCAGGAGGTCCGCGCCGCGCAGATCCGCGCCGGTGAGGTCGGCGGCGATCAGGCAGGCGCCGCGCAGGCTGATGCCCCGCAGGTCGGCCCCCCTCAGCCGGGCGCCGATCAGGTCGGCGTTGCGCCGGTCCTTCCGGCGGCCGCGCAGCCCCGCCCGGGCCAGCTCGCTGCTCCGCTGCAGGAGCGCGCCCACCTCCTGCCGGTGCGTGCCGACGTCCAGCGCGGCCAGCTCCTTGGGCGTGCCGAGGCTGAGGCGCTCGACGCGCTCCCGGGCGCGGCGCAGCTCGGCGTGGACCGGGCGGGCGGCGGGGAGCGCGAGGGCCTCGCCCAGGTAGTGCAGCAACTCGTGCAGCTGCCGGACCACCGGGAAGACGTCGAACATCTGCCGGGCGTGCGCCCGGCCGCCGGTACGCCAGTCGCGCCCGCCGAAGGTCACCTGCGAGACCTTCTGCCCCGCGCCGAAGCAGTCGTAGACCGTGCAGCCGGTGAACCCCTCCGGCCGGAGCCGGTCGTGGATCCCGCACCGGTGGTCGCCGCCGAGGTGCGGGCACGGGGTGCCGGCGGCCTTGTCCCGGGCGAAGTCGGCGGAGGCGGTGAAGGGCAGGGCGACACAGCACAGGGCGAAGCAGCGGGAGCAGTCCGCGCGCAGGTCGGGGTCGGCGGGGGAGGCGGAGGCGGGCATGCCCCCACCCTAATCGGCGGCCCAAGGCCGCTCGAACACCGATCGAACGCCCGGCCCGGCGCCCCCACCCGTCCTCACTCCCCGTCCGCCCTCACGCCTCGTCTCTCACCAGAGCCAGCAGCCGGTCCAGGACCCGGGGGCCGCTCGCCCGCAGCCCGTCGTGCTCGTACTCGTCGGTGACCCACGTCCGCAGCCCCCGGATCGCGCGCGCCGTCTCCAGCGCGTGCGCGGTGTCGACGTACATGTCGTCGTGGTAGACGGCGGCGGCCACCGGCACCTCGTTGGCGGCGAGCCGCTCGCGGTCGTACAGCGACGGCCAGTCGGTGCGGGCGGCGAGGAGGTCCGCCGTCTCGCGCAGCGGGCGCAGCGCGGGGTCGGACTCGAACATCCAGGGGTGCACGGACTCCCCGGTGAACAGCACCGGGCCGTCCCCGGCCAGCGCCTTCGCCGCGTCGAACTGCGGGAACTCGGCGCGGACGCGCTCCGCGGACCAGTCGGTCGGGCGGCCGTCCCCGCCGTAGATCGTCTCGTGGACGAGCGCGTACAGCGGATGGGCGGCGTACGACAACTGCGCCTGCGCCTCCTCCTGGAAGGCGTCGGAG
The DNA window shown above is from Streptomyces sp. NBC_00670 and carries:
- a CDS encoding pentapeptide repeat-containing protein, whose translation is MPASASPADPDLRADCSRCFALCCVALPFTASADFARDKAAGTPCPHLGGDHRCGIHDRLRPEGFTGCTVYDCFGAGQKVSQVTFGGRDWRTGGRAHARQMFDVFPVVRQLHELLHYLGEALALPAARPVHAELRRARERVERLSLGTPKELAALDVGTHRQEVGALLQRSSELARAGLRGRRKDRRNADLIGARLRGADLRGISLRGACLIAADLTGADLRGADLLGTDLRDADLTGADLTGTLFLTQPQLTAARGGAGTKLPASLGRPVHWTARS